A segment of the Ipomoea triloba cultivar NCNSP0323 chromosome 1, ASM357664v1 genome:
gaaaaattttcagaaaacaaAGACAGTGACAGGAAATGTATGTAGTTCTTCGTTGGGGATGAGGACAGGGACGGGATACCCGCCCCGCccccgaataattattataaaaatgtatatatatgataaattaaGATCTaggtttttagtttttaaaattaaaaattacacttttttaactctttttaactcttttagggcttttactttttttttttaatattaaaagttAAACTCTGCTTTTActtttccattttccttttggtcttacgtatttttttttttttagttaagaaCCTAGGTGCGTGCCTGACTAGTACTAGGCGCCCATCAACGGTATAATGGTTTCCTAGTACATTCGACAACATTCAGTACATTTTGATTGTAATTTTAAGataaattaagatattatgataataaattaatagatatatatattacttagcATTGATCTACTCTTTCGTTTTTATTGATTAATGGCTACTTCATTACTTAAGTTCAAGAGATTGTGCTATTTGTGTATGATTCTGCTTCAATTGTCTAAGATTGTTGATACCATTTAGAAATCTTCATATAAAGTATTCTTACCCAAAACGAAcaagaaataatattttatagaaaTGAATTTTGGGTTGTTTTTTTCattgttgtttgttttcttgttcTTTATTGGAATGGTAGTGTACATCAATGAGCTCTACACATActaatgttcttttttttttttttttttaatgtgaatGATAAAATCTCTTTTTTATGAGTTTGCTTTCTACTGAGTCTGATCAGAGTCATCAAGGGTTTTAGCTTCCACAAGTATTTTTGTGTGCAGACTTTGCAcacactcaaacttttttttttttttgttaatagttTTTGATTGAAATTGTGCTAGccttttatgtgtttaattgttGCTTAAGCCTAAACCTTACATTCCTAGTGTTGAAAATAATTGTGTTTTTTCATCaacttaattaacaaatttaaccGCCTGTTTATTCTAATAGGAAATTCCAAAATCAAAACCTGAGAGAAGATATTCGCCCAAGGTTATATTGAGGAATCGTATGAAGAAAGTCTGGAACATAGAGATAACAAAAATTGGAGATGCTTGTTTTTTCAAGCACGGTTGGACAAAATTCGTAGAGGATAACTCTTTCATTGATGGAGATCAATTGTTTTTTATATATGACCATCCTGCTATGTTTGACTTCTTCGTAATTGACTCATTCGGCTGTGAAAAGATAATAATAGAAGGTAAAGAAGCTCAAGTGAAGGGGTTGAAAGATAATAATCCTCAAGGTGGTAACCCTTTTTTGGTGGAGTTTGAATTCAATGTGGTCCCTCAAGTTCAAGTTAAGAAAGAGCAGGATGAGATGGATGCAGAAGAGGAGAACAATGATGTTGGTTCTCAATATCATACACGTTCCAAGGGAAAAAGATGCATTATTGAACGTAAGTTAGTTTCTCgatcttgattttctttttaattttcattttgacatatgttcatatatatatacttttcactGAGGTTTCTTAATTTAGGTGGATTGAAGAGGGCTGCTAGTCCCAAAAAAGGGAATGTTGGTGCGGGGGAAAATGATGCTAGGACAAAGAAAAGGGATGTtagtgaagaagaaaatgatgcaAGGGCAAAGAAAAGGGATGTtagtgaagaagaaaatgatgcaAGGGCAAAGAAAAGGGATGTCAGTGAAGAAGTAAATGATGCAAGGGCAAAGAAAAGAGATGTtagtgaagaagaaaatgatgcTAGGGCAAAGAAAAGGGATGTtagtgaagaagaaaatgatgcTAGTGCAGAAAAAGTGGATGCTAGTGAAGAAAAAACCGATGCCAGTGTGAAAAAGAAGAAGGATGTTCCTGATCATTTTGGAGTAGAGCTTTTCAGCTCAGGACATTTTACTCAACCAAAAAATCCTTATTTCGTGACCAAAATTAGGCCAAAAAGGCGCGATGATCTGGTAATCATTCTAGGCATTTATTCTTATTGCATGAGTGGAAGCTAAGTTtcttggcatatatatatgtcgATCTTGTTTCTCaattacataattttaatttgcagtATATACCGATTGAAGTCACCAGGGATAACAATATTAAATTGCCTGCAAAAGTGATCCTGTGGGATGAGAGGGATAAAAAATATGACGCATATTTAAAGACGTGGGCTGATGGGCGAACATGGTTGGCTGGAGGATGGCGAAAATTGTGTAAATGGAACCTTGTTCAAGTAAACGACAGGTGCATTTGTGAGTTTGTGCCTTCATTGGGGCCAGAATTGGTCTTGAAGGTCACCATTATTCGAAGAAAGGACTTTGAAGCAGCACAACCAAATTAATGCTTTTTGGTTGGTTTAATCTTAATGTTTTGAAGACATAGCTCACCAGGGTTTCTATCCATATTCTTATGGGTGCTTTCTGACATTTCTATTTGGAGACTGTGTAGTTTAGTTTCGGTAATTTCTCTTCCgaaaatttaatttggatgTTAGTTTTGAAACTTAAGTTAATGTcctcttttcatgctttggtttTATACATTATTTTCTATCGTATTAGAATCTAgattaatttatattgataaaaataatgtCTCAACATTTTATAAGTTACATGCTTAGATGGCTTTACTCTATTCATTTATATTGTTAGGTTGGTGCACGGAtattttgcaatatttataatattagagtataaattgaatatttttttacttgtaGTTGTACATGAAAAACTTAGTATAATTTAATGTAACAATACTACCAATGTATAATTGTGTAGTATAATTTAATGTAACAATACTACCAATGTATAATTGTGAAGTATAATTTAATGTAACAATACTACCAATGTATAATTGTGACCactattttgttcttgttttGAATTGGTGGGATTTTATGGACCAAATTTAAGTACTAGggataaattgaatatttttttacttgtaGTTGTACATGAAAAACGTAGTATAATTTAATGTAACAATACTACCAATGTATAATTGTGTAGTATAATTTAATGTAACAATACTACCAATGTATAATTGTGAAGTATAATTTAATGTAACAATACTACCAATGTATAATTGTGACCactattttgttcttgttttGAATTGGTGGGATTTTATGGACCAAATTTAAGTATTAGGGAACTGGGAATGGCTCaacttaaattttcattttaaaattcttttacaaaaaaaaaaaaaatcttacctAAATTTCCATTCCTacaatatttgatttatttcaagAAGAGTAAATTCTCAAAATTGTCCATTGACTATTGTCATTTGTTAATTTCTATCATTATTGTCTCTTaacactttctcaacctactgaagtacacaGAGTCAATGTCCCACACcaattagtttttttattttttaagctTATAGGGCATCATGTTCAAGTAAGCTAAGTTTCCATAGCTCAACACCAATAACACCAAGTGTAGAACAAGGTATCAAAGCATAACACCGGGAACAATTACAACAAGTACTAGAGCATCAACAACATTACATTATTGTTTAAGTGTCCTAATAATATAAGAGTAATAAGTAAATATAGAACTTTGATTAAAAGTCATATAGAATTATGCCCAAATTCTAGTGTTTGTTGATTTAGGTACTTGAAATGCTCACAACTGAAGTTATAGCTAAAGTCGTACATGTGTCAACACAACTATAGGAAGCTAAACTACTTAGAACTGAATTGGTTAGGATCAGACTGTCTCGGCACAAAGGGAAACAACCAAACTAGTACaaattaccaagtcaacaaaCAAAGGACCCcttcatctttaaaaaaaaaaaaaaaacaaacaaacaaacaaacaaacaaacaaacaaacaaaacaaaaaaataaaataaaacaaaaacaaaaataaaaacaacacaCTTGGATTGACTAATAAAACCAATGCTATTGCTAAGAAATCTTATTATTTAACCTGACGCTAAATATTGTTACCGGAATATATTTCTGTATTAGTAAATAAGGACAATGTTCAGTACAAGAAGTGTTTTGTATTACATAACCTCAAAGGTGAAGGTAGCATCAGTGAACCACAAAGAAAATATTAGACAATTGCTTCTAATGTGTTGAAAACTAAGTTCTTATTTGGGAATGTCAATGAACCTATTCCAATTGAATGATTTGTAATGTAATCACATATTTTGCCTTGCTATGTTAAGGACAAATGAAAGtagctttaattttgttttataattattagcaATTTGCTTATGTTTGGAGATGTAAGAAATCCATTAGTTTGAATGTCAATGGCAAACTCTATGTAAACTAGTATTTCTTTTACACTAGCTTCAATGCAAATTGCTTTTGCACTACCTtggttttgaattttaagattATTGCTTTGCTCCatgcttttatttttgtgtgCTTATTACCATTTAAGGTGTGCACAGGGGAAGCCATGAACTTACAATTCATAAGTTATTCCCATTCCATTTCATATACACGAACTGACAATTTGTAATATACATTACCATTTCATAATCAAAAAATTTACATCAATACATTATAATTCACGGGAGCATATAAACATTTATGCCCATTCCATGTTTTTTAAAACACATGAAATTTTCTAATGTTGTcaagaagaaaaagataatcaaaacaaatataatcAAAACAAACACATTGCCACATCTTGCTTCCCTTGGAACATTACCAGTCCTTATCAATACTTTTAACCTCTCAATCTCTTCCTCATTTTGGTTTACCCGCTTTACTAATCTAAAATTTATCTTCTTTGACCTTGATCGAGTACATCGAAtgatcaaacaaataaaaaaaaccatCATCCTAGCATACcatttcaaatattttacatttaCAATAAATTATTAGGAATTTATTTGACTCCTATACCATTATAttctaattctttttttgtattactaactatgttacaatgcagtatctgtctACCTTAGACTTGAACCCACAagctcccatatgggagagatACTTTATCAAAAAGTAAGGAATTGCAGGTTTAATTGtgaaccaaccacctcctcaccCCCTTATCCATTCACCTTCAAATATTCTCCTCACACCCATTTCCTCCCAATCACACCTTTTCTTTTCGGTTTTTTATCACTTCTACTCATCTTGTAACTTGTTCAGCTAAAGAAGGCCATGGCAACTGCATCTGCATCGGCTACGTTTTCTCCGGCGAGTGCAGTTACCGGCACGGCCATCAGGTCTTCCCAGAGAAGGGCCACGAAAGTGAATTACATTAGTGGGTTGAACTCGTTTGGAGGGCTTAAGGCGCATAACAATGTATCCACTCTGGGCGTCCCTGTTTGCACTGACCACTCATTTGCTAAGATTGTGAGCTCACTCAGAGACCCGTCACGGGGCAGAGGGAGAGGCGGCGGAGCTCTCTCTTCTACCTGCAGTGCCGTGGCGGAGATTTTCAGGATTGCGGCCATCATCCCTGGGCTTGTTCTGGTTGGGGTTGCCGTCGGCTTTGTTCTCCTTCGCCTCGAAGCTACTCTCGAGGAAGCTGAGTGAGAGAGATGATGCTTCAATTCACTGCTAATCAAGATTAGCTCTGCTCTGATTCTCCATTCATTCCTTATATACATATCTATGCTTATTGTGACAGATTtgatttcatttgtttttggtCACgttatatatatcatcaaaatagTAAAGCCTGCTCATTTCTCCTTCTCATTACCTTAATTAGTACATCACACTGTTGTTGTTTGCTTCTATGTAAGCTTCAAATTCTGTTATGATTTTAACATGAAAATCTTTAATGAAGTCAAAGAAGGGATTTTTCAGATGGAAAATCATGAATTGAAGTGTAAATGGTGAGTTTGAGAGTATTAGTCTTAGTCTTGATTTTGGTTAGTTCAGCAAATTTGGTGGCTCGGAGTGCTGTTCTGGTCTGGTGGCACTTGAGTTAGCCTCACAAGACTTATTCGTGATGTTTTGAATAtttgttttcctatttttaCCCATCAAAAGAAagattcccaaagctccaaacaGGAAAAGTGGGATATTCATTAGGGCAAACATGCTTATAAGGCagttcataatatatatatatatacataattaggGCAAGCATGCCCCCTATAGAGCCATATATGATATACCCATAACTTGTCATCATCGAACCTAATTAAAGCACCAAAGTCCTATACCTGAACTTGTTTCAACCCACTAATAGCGTCAGGGTCATCCACCCCTCTACTGTGAAGTTGTTCATAGTTGGGGAAACCCCCCCTGCCTGCTCGGTTTCTAGCAAAAACAAGGCAAAGAGTACCAACAAGTGCCAAAATAAGAGCAAGAATCCAACTGAACTGCAAATTCGCCAGCGCCACAGCCCTCACGCCCGCTTCATGGCTGCCACACACCACAGCGCTGTGATGCGCTGCTGCATCACTATGCTGCCCCATACATCCCCGCGCCACGAACCGAGGAACCCACAGCATGAACCCCATGTTCACAAACCAACAACCTTGGAACACAACCGACACGGACAGCACAAGCGCCGCTGGGAAAA
Coding sequences within it:
- the LOC115995582 gene encoding uncharacterized protein LOC115995582 — its product is MATASASATFSPASAVTGTAIRSSQRRATKVNYISGLNSFGGLKAHNNVSTLGVPVCTDHSFAKIVSSLRDPSRGRGRGGGALSSTCSAVAEIFRIAAIIPGLVLVGVAVGFVLLRLEATLEEAE
- the LOC116011920 gene encoding B3 domain-containing protein At5g60140-like; its protein translation is MFDFFVIDSFGCEKIIIEGKEAQVKGLKDNNPQGGNPFLVEFEFNVVPQVQVKKEQDEMDAEEENNDVGSQYHTRSKGKRCIIERGLKRAASPKKGNVGAGENDARTKKRDVSEEENDARAKKRDVSEEENDARAKKRDVSEEVNDARAKKRDVSEEENDARAKKRDVSEEENDASAEKVDASEEKTDASVKKKKDVPDHFGVELFSSGHFTQPKNPYFVTKIRPKRRDDLYIPIEVTRDNNIKLPAKVILWDERDKKYDAYLKTWADGRTWLAGGWRKLCKWNLVQVNDRCICEFVPSLGPELVLKVTIIRRKDFEAAQPN